A DNA window from Gemmatimonadota bacterium contains the following coding sequences:
- a CDS encoding M67 family metallopeptidase gives MVEGGQVIRIDEQAARDMARQAEAAYPEECCGALLGRDGESREVARSVPAPNTTGETRTRRYLIAPETVRDLERTAEADGLQVVGYYHSHPDHPARPSETDERLAWPWYSYVIVPVSAGVVGAPRAWRLRDDRTGFDEQEIA, from the coding sequence ATGGTGGAAGGCGGACAGGTGATTCGGATCGACGAGCAGGCGGCCCGCGACATGGCGCGGCAGGCCGAGGCCGCCTACCCGGAGGAATGCTGCGGAGCTCTCCTGGGGCGCGACGGCGAATCGCGCGAGGTGGCCCGCTCGGTGCCCGCGCCGAACACGACCGGAGAGACGCGCACGCGTCGGTATCTGATCGCCCCGGAGACGGTGCGGGATCTGGAGCGCACCGCCGAGGCGGACGGCCTCCAGGTCGTGGGGTACTACCACTCCCACCCCGATCATCCGGCGCGCCCGTCAGAAACGGACGAGCGCCTGGCCTGGCCTTGGTACAGCTACGTCATCGTGCCGGTCTCGGCCGGCGTCGTGGGCGCGCCCAGAGCGTGGCGCCTGCGCGACGACCGCACCGGCTTCGACGAACAGGAGATCGCATGA